A genomic segment from Xiphophorus maculatus strain JP 163 A chromosome 6, X_maculatus-5.0-male, whole genome shotgun sequence encodes:
- the LOC102219015 gene encoding protein canopy-1-like isoform X1 → MASWIFHMYVMVLSTFISCSQSKRDKVLYCSACKAIVDELNYSISQVDPKMTINVGSFRLNPDGTMRDKKVPFVRSETHLSELLDGVCDSMSDYALYIDPNTHHKQYRRFAPRVSGSSEDFPDFENFKFDGPEASNNLKFACETLVEELEDDIISLLGRDEGDVQKKLCSRVSELLPTLPGKHQHAE, encoded by the exons ATGGCATCGTGGATATTTCATATGTATGTGATGGTGCTGTCTACCTTCATCAGCTGCAGCCAAAGCAAGAGGGACAAAGTCCTCTACTGTTCTG CTTGTAAGGCGATTGTGGATGAGCTGAACTACTCAATCAGTCAGGTGGACCCAAAGATGACCATTAATGTAGGGAGCTTTAGACTCAACCCTGATGGGACCATGAGAGACAAAAAG GTCCCGTTCGTTCGCTCAGAAACGCACCTCAGTGAGCTCCTGGACGGGGTGTGCGACAGCATGAGTGACTATGCCCTCTACATTGACCCGAACACCCACCACAAGCAGTACAGGAGATTCGCTCCAAGAGTCAGTGGATCCTCAGAAGACTTCCCAGACTTTGAAAACTTCAAGTTTGATGGTCCGGAGGCATCCAATAACCTGAAATTTGCT TGTGAGACGCTGGTGGAGGAACTGGAGGACGACATCATCTCTTTGCTCGGCCGGGATGAGGGAGATGTGCAGAAGAAGTTATGCAGCCGAGTCTCAG AACTGCTCCCAACCCTTCCTGGGAAGCATCAACATGCAGAATAA
- the LOC102219015 gene encoding protein canopy-1-like isoform X2 — MASWIFHMYVMVLSTFISCSQSKRDKVLYCSACKAIVDELNYSISQVDPKMTINVGSFRLNPDGTMRDKKVPFVRSETHLSELLDGVCDSMSDYALYIDPNTHHKQYRRFAPRVSGSSEDFPDFENFKFDGPEASNNLKFACETLVEELEDDIISLLGRDEGDVQKKLCSRVSDYCEDDSQPNDEL, encoded by the exons ATGGCATCGTGGATATTTCATATGTATGTGATGGTGCTGTCTACCTTCATCAGCTGCAGCCAAAGCAAGAGGGACAAAGTCCTCTACTGTTCTG CTTGTAAGGCGATTGTGGATGAGCTGAACTACTCAATCAGTCAGGTGGACCCAAAGATGACCATTAATGTAGGGAGCTTTAGACTCAACCCTGATGGGACCATGAGAGACAAAAAG GTCCCGTTCGTTCGCTCAGAAACGCACCTCAGTGAGCTCCTGGACGGGGTGTGCGACAGCATGAGTGACTATGCCCTCTACATTGACCCGAACACCCACCACAAGCAGTACAGGAGATTCGCTCCAAGAGTCAGTGGATCCTCAGAAGACTTCCCAGACTTTGAAAACTTCAAGTTTGATGGTCCGGAGGCATCCAATAACCTGAAATTTGCT TGTGAGACGCTGGTGGAGGAACTGGAGGACGACATCATCTCTTTGCTCGGCCGGGATGAGGGAGATGTGCAGAAGAAGTTATGCAGCCGAGTCTCAG